The DNA region GGTTCGATTCCCGCCGCCTCCACCATGCACCCCGCCGCACCCAACTGCCTTGACCCGGTACAGTGACGAGGATGTCGCCTCGGATCTTCGCCTAGCGCAGCTTAGGAATCACGTCAGTCGCGACCCGCTCAAGGACCGAGAACTGCTCGGGGCGCGGCTGATCGATGATGAACTCGTTGATCCCGACCGCGCTGTACCGGCCAACGATCTCTTGGAACGCAGACACGGTCGACCATGGATCGGGCAACCGCTGACTCGCCATCTGACTTGCCCATCCGTAGAACGACCGCCAGATCGTCTGGGGATCCCGCCCGATCACCGCGCACTGCTCGTCCAGAATCCGGTTGCGCTTGCGAATCTCCTCCACGGTGCCAAACGAGTTCCAGGCGTCTGCGTACTCGGCACAGATCCGAAGCATTCGCGGTCCGTGGGCCCCGAGCGTCAGCGGCGGGCGTGGCTTCTGCACGGGCCGCGGCCGAACATAAGCTCCCTGAAGCTGGTAGTATTTGCCGGCGAAGGTCGTGGTCTCGTTGCGGAAGAGGCTGTCGAGCACCTGTACCGCCTCGCGGAAGCGAACAACCAGCGCGTCGCGCGGCGGAAAGGGGATGCCGAATCGCTCATGTTCGGGGACGAACCATCCGGCCCCGAAGCCCATCTCGAGCCGGCCGTTCGAAATGTGGTCGACAGTGACCGCCTCTTGGGCGAGTAGGCCGGGGTGGCGGAATGTGTTGCAGCTCACGAGGACGCCGACGCGGATTCGCTCCGTGCGCGCCGCCAGGGCGGCAAGCAGCGTCCATCCCTCGTAGTACGGTCCCGTTGGGTTGCTCGGCTGGTTCAGGTGGTCGCAGTCCCAGACGCTGTCGAAGCCGAGGCGCTCGAAGTACTGCCAGCGTTCGACGAGCGTGGGCCAAGGCAGGTTCTGGTCCGTGCAGATGCCGAAGCGCATCCTGCGGGGGGCCATGCTGACCTCCGAGCGGTATGT from bacterium includes:
- a CDS encoding LLM class flavin-dependent oxidoreductase, producing the protein MAPRRMRFGICTDQNLPWPTLVERWQYFERLGFDSVWDCDHLNQPSNPTGPYYEGWTLLAALAARTERIRVGVLVSCNTFRHPGLLAQEAVTVDHISNGRLEMGFGAGWFVPEHERFGIPFPPRDALVVRFREAVQVLDSLFRNETTTFAGKYYQLQGAYVRPRPVQKPRPPLTLGAHGPRMLRICAEYADAWNSFGTVEEIRKRNRILDEQCAVIGRDPQTIWRSFYGWASQMASQRLPDPWSTVSAFQEIVGRYSAVGINEFIIDQPRPEQFSVLERVATDVIPKLR